One region of Syntrophobacter fumaroxidans MPOB genomic DNA includes:
- a CDS encoding two-component system sensor histidine kinase NtrB: protein MTMSLPLFPIWIVDLAGSALMIVFSFMCVVLAGRLKDQDRNNVVWTYLLWLSYALAAFAVSRSVGHILKRILLGAGLGSAWESLKPFSGAVNSITFMVVASITLFFERSWKIYQEILGDKQALVEAHEKVLFVNRNLEGLIAERTRELALSERKYRRIFEVSRDMIMLVSPQGRILDLNPAGAEMLGVSIEDTLSGMVFLKDFLHNPADWDRLENELIARGYVPDTELLFRKPDHSAFSVLLSCATENYAEGRFDAIHLLVKDISQRKTMEQQLLQADKLASVGQLAAGIAHEINNPLSVILGYTQLLLRNEPQGTQRYEDYRIVEKHARTCKRIVGDLLSFARSTKTTKGEASVNVVIEETLNVLRHHFELDGIGIEQEFDPSVPMLSMDREKIKQVLMNLLMNAKQAIGKKKGRIRLVTRYDREGRAVSIQVTDDGCGIAPQSLPRIFDPFFTTKGTGEGTGLGLSVSYGIVQDHGGEIRVESEPACGATFTLILPVAGKEPNGA, encoded by the coding sequence ATGACCATGAGCCTGCCTCTTTTTCCGATCTGGATCGTCGACCTGGCCGGCTCGGCCCTTATGATCGTTTTTTCCTTCATGTGCGTCGTCCTGGCCGGGAGACTGAAGGACCAGGACCGGAACAACGTCGTCTGGACCTACCTGCTGTGGCTGAGCTACGCCCTTGCCGCCTTTGCGGTGTCCCGTTCCGTCGGGCACATACTCAAACGCATTCTGCTCGGCGCCGGTCTGGGTTCCGCCTGGGAATCACTCAAGCCTTTCAGCGGTGCCGTCAACTCGATCACGTTCATGGTGGTGGCGTCCATTACGCTTTTTTTCGAACGAAGCTGGAAGATCTACCAGGAAATCCTGGGAGACAAGCAAGCCCTCGTCGAAGCGCACGAAAAAGTGCTGTTCGTCAACCGCAACCTGGAAGGTCTGATCGCCGAGAGGACCCGGGAACTGGCTTTGTCGGAACGGAAGTACCGCAGGATTTTCGAGGTCTCGCGGGACATGATCATGCTGGTTTCGCCTCAGGGCAGAATATTGGACCTCAATCCCGCCGGCGCCGAAATGCTGGGCGTTTCCATTGAAGACACGCTTTCGGGAATGGTTTTCCTCAAGGATTTCCTCCATAACCCGGCGGACTGGGACCGGCTCGAGAACGAGTTGATAGCGAGAGGATACGTGCCGGACACCGAGCTGCTTTTCAGGAAGCCGGATCACTCGGCATTCAGCGTACTTTTGAGCTGTGCCACGGAGAATTATGCGGAGGGGAGGTTCGATGCGATTCACTTGCTGGTGAAAGACATCTCCCAGCGCAAGACCATGGAGCAGCAACTCCTCCAGGCGGACAAGCTGGCTTCTGTCGGCCAGTTGGCCGCCGGCATCGCCCATGAGATCAACAACCCGTTGAGCGTCATTCTGGGATACACGCAGCTCCTGCTGCGAAATGAACCGCAGGGGACGCAGCGGTACGAGGACTACCGCATCGTCGAAAAACACGCGCGCACCTGCAAGAGAATTGTCGGAGATCTGCTCAGTTTCGCCAGGAGCACCAAGACGACAAAAGGAGAGGCGAGCGTAAATGTCGTCATCGAGGAGACGCTCAATGTGCTGAGGCATCATTTCGAACTGGATGGAATCGGGATCGAACAGGAATTCGATCCGTCCGTCCCCATGCTGAGCATGGATCGGGAGAAAATCAAACAGGTGCTCATGAACCTGCTGATGAACGCCAAACAGGCCATCGGCAAGAAAAAGGGAAGGATCAGACTGGTGACCCGCTATGACCGGGAGGGCCGGGCCGTCTCGATTCAAGTGACCGATGACGGCTGCGGCATCGCTCCGCAGAGTTTGCCGCGAATCTTCGACCCCTTCTTCACCACGAAGGGAACGGGGGAAGGCACGGGCCTCGGATTGTCGGTGAGCTACGGGATCGTCCAGGACCATGGCGGTGAAATTCGGGTGGAAAGCGAACCGGCCTGCGGCGCGACTTTCACGCTGATTTTGCCCGTTGCCGGGAAGGAGCCGAACGGGGCATGA
- a CDS encoding sigma-54-dependent transcriptional regulator, producing MTKETLLIVDDEEDLLQLLKRSLEPDLGCEVKVASSGGEALNVLEREPVDLLLVDMKMPEMNGLELLEQVRAGYPWLTVVMMTAHGCIELAVQAIRMGAYDFITKPFDHETLVLSLNKALERSRLLRENLNLQRHVQMHEAFQNLVGKSARMQRVYEAIQMVAKTDLTVLITGESGTGKDLACRAIHALSQRRSNPFVAVNCPAIPENILESELFGYRKGAFTHATQNRTGLFQEAHKGTIFLDEIGDISPNIQAKLLRVLQEKVIKPLGDTKSVSVDVRVVASTNRDLGDRIRRGEFREDLFYRLNVLPIVMPSLRERPEDIPLLVNHLIEKHCAALNRPRKSVAPELTEIFLRAPWPGNVRELENVIVRGLLFAPRDEILPEDVGFHRPVKGRIPGKDAPSTNVPYKDAKEEALRGFHAEYFGGVLTATRGNVSHAAKLCGLERQALQQLLRRYGIRSDAYRTN from the coding sequence ATGACAAAAGAGACTCTGCTGATCGTGGATGACGAGGAAGACCTTCTCCAGCTGCTCAAACGGAGCCTGGAGCCGGATTTGGGCTGCGAGGTGAAAGTCGCGTCATCGGGCGGGGAAGCCTTGAATGTGCTGGAACGGGAACCCGTGGATCTCCTCCTGGTGGACATGAAGATGCCTGAAATGAACGGGCTCGAGCTCCTGGAACAGGTCCGCGCCGGCTATCCCTGGCTGACGGTGGTGATGATGACCGCTCACGGGTGCATCGAGCTGGCCGTCCAGGCCATCCGCATGGGCGCGTATGACTTCATCACCAAACCGTTCGACCACGAAACGCTTGTGCTCAGCCTCAACAAGGCACTCGAGCGGAGCCGGCTGCTTCGCGAGAATCTCAACCTGCAAAGACACGTTCAGATGCACGAGGCGTTCCAGAACCTCGTGGGGAAAAGCGCTCGAATGCAGCGTGTCTACGAAGCGATCCAGATGGTCGCAAAGACCGACCTGACGGTTCTTATCACAGGGGAATCGGGAACCGGCAAGGATCTTGCCTGCCGAGCCATACACGCTCTGAGCCAACGACGATCCAACCCCTTCGTGGCGGTGAACTGCCCGGCCATTCCGGAAAACATTCTCGAAAGCGAACTGTTCGGCTACCGGAAAGGGGCTTTCACCCATGCCACGCAAAACCGGACGGGCCTCTTCCAGGAAGCCCACAAAGGAACCATATTCCTCGACGAAATCGGCGACATCAGCCCGAACATCCAGGCCAAGCTCCTGAGAGTCCTGCAGGAGAAGGTGATCAAACCGCTCGGTGACACGAAGTCCGTTTCGGTGGACGTCCGGGTCGTCGCATCCACCAACCGGGACCTGGGGGATAGGATTCGACGCGGGGAATTCCGCGAGGACCTGTTCTACCGCCTCAACGTGCTGCCGATCGTGATGCCTTCGCTTCGGGAGCGTCCCGAAGACATCCCTCTCCTGGTGAACCACCTGATCGAAAAGCACTGTGCCGCCCTGAACCGGCCCCGGAAATCCGTCGCTCCCGAACTGACGGAGATCTTCCTGCGGGCGCCCTGGCCGGGAAATGTCCGCGAGCTGGAAAACGTCATTGTTCGAGGCCTCCTGTTCGCCCCTCGGGATGAAATTCTCCCCGAGGACGTCGGGTTTCATCGCCCGGTAAAAGGGCGGATACCCGGAAAGGATGCCCCGTCGACGAACGTGCCGTACAAAGATGCAAAGGAGGAAGCTCTGAGAGGTTTCCACGCCGAATACTTCGGAGGCGTTTTGACGGCCACCCGGGGCAATGTCAGCCATGCTGCGAAGCTCTGCGGCCTGGAACGCCAGGCGCTGCAGCAGCTTCTGCGCCGCTACGGCATCCGGTCGGATGCCTACAGGACAAACTGA